The genomic interval TTATCAAAAGATCCGTGAGCTTCAATGTGCTCTGGTGTTAAATTGGTAAAAACCATTGCATCAAAATCTATCCCCAGATGACGATATTGAATAGCACCTTGCGATGAACTTTCAATGATGGCAAACTGACAACCAGCGTCCACCATTTGTCGTAACATTTTTTGCAACTGAAAGCGTCCCAACATCGTCATTTTTTTGTTGTTCAACCACTCTTGGTTACCAATCTTAAAATTAACAGTCGTGGTCATACCAACTAAATAGCCAGCCTCACTGAGAATTGCGGCAATCAAATTACAAGTAGTTGACTTACCATTGGTACCGGTAACACCAATAACCTTCAGCTGATGACTCGGATAACCATAAAAAAAAGCCGCAATTTTCGCTAGCAACCAATGATAAAAAGTTAAAACCACTTTTGGTAAATATTTTCTCCCAGCTGTCATACTAAAAAAATTTCTTGCTAAAATTATAAAGATGATACCATTTTTGATCATAGACCAAATCATAGGCGCCGTGATAATTTACCAACTCGCCACCAAATCCTTTTTTAAATCTAGTGATACCTGCCCAATCCTTTTCTTTCGGATTACCCTTTTCGGCAATGCCCCAAAAATCATAATAATGATAGTTATTCTGCTTAGCCCATAAAATTTGTTGCCATTGTAAAAAGTGTGGCGCCATCAAATTACGATATTTATGATCACTACCACCATGTAAATAAGTGACGGTGTCGCCAAAATTTAATACCAAATTCGCCGCTATCGCCCGCCCTTTTTCCTCGGCTAGCCAAATACTAATCATCTTGCTAGTCGCGAGCTCCGCTAACATCCGTTCATAATATTTGTCAGGCCATAAATGAAAGCCGGCGCGAATGGCAGTAATTTTCGATAATAACAAGAATTTATTTAGATCGTCCACGCTATTGGTGTGTCTAATGAATAAATCTTTTTTAGTGGCCAACGTTATATTATACCTGGTTTTTTGTTGCATTCTACTGAGCAACTCCTCTTCACTTAAAAATAGATCCAAAATAATACTTTGCTCAGGCTGGACTGCTTTCTGTTTCTGCAAAAACCAAGTATACGCTATGCTTTCATTGAAATTATTATCCGGCTCGACGCGAAAAAATATTTCATTATCTTTCTTGGTTAAATAACAAATATCACGAGCTTTGCTAAAGAAAAGAGCGCTCGCCGTTTCTTGCTGTTCTTTGGTTAAGCCAGCAACAAACAATGGCCCACGTGGACAATAGAGATAACTTTTGTCTAAGGGCAGGTGATGCGAAATAATCTGAGCAATAGCAATTATTCTATTACTTTCTTTGATTCCTAAACGCCAAATTTTGTTACCGGTGCGGCGCTGAAAATCACCCCAACTCCATGATTGCAAAAAGGAACTATGCGGTTGACCACCTAAAAAATCATCGTAAATATCTCGATCAATATCATAAAATTCTACTAAGCGCATAGTTATTTGTGATTAATAATTCTTAATACCTCTTTGACTTTTTGCTGACTAGCCATTGGCTCGCTCGATACCTGCCGCATGGCATTGCGAATGACATTTAAAGAATATCCCAACGACTCCAACGCATCAATAATTTCCGAGTCGTTAGCCTCGTCCGCTAAGCCCGATGCTGGTTGGGCAATAAAATCTATTTTATTTTTTAATTCTACTACTATTCTTTCTGCTGTCTTTTGGCCAATGCCGGAAACTCGCCGTAATAAAGTAGGATCACCTTGCCAAATAGCTTTTTTCAATTCCTCTACTTTCGCAACGGCTAACACAGCGAGCGCTGATTTCGGACCAACGCCTGATACGGAAAGTAAGCTGTGATAAAAATCTAATTCCGTCAGTGTGCTCATGCCATAAAGATCTAATACATCTTCACGGACGCATTGATAAATATAAAACTCTCGTTCCTGCCCGATTTCACAACTTTGTAAAACAGTTTCTGTCAAAAAAATCTGATAACCAATATTATTATTTTCTAAAATAATAGAACGATCGTTTTTATTAATTATTTTTCCTTTAAGATAGGCAATCATATGTTCATATCATACTATTTTGTACTGATAAAATCAATAAAAAAACCGTTCCTATTTTTCATAGGAACGGAAATGTTCTTCAATGGACTAATGGTTATTTTTACCATTTCTGATAGCGGACAATAATCCACGGTGTTTATCAAAGACAGCAAGTAATAGAGCCATACGAATAAATAAACCATTCTTTTCCTGACGAAAGTAAGCGGCGCGTGGATCAATATCAACTTCTTCTTTAATTTCATCTACTCGCGGTAATGGATGCAAAACAATTCCTTTGGGACTAAATAGTTTCATTAACCGCGAATCGAGAACGTAGGAATCTTTCATTAGTTCATAAAGATCGGGGTCAGTAAATCGTTCTTGTTGAATTCTCGTCATATAGAGAACGTCAACATTACTAATCACATCCTCCAAACAAGCACAGGAAATAAATGGGACTTGTTGCTCGGTCAAATACTGTATCACATCGTCTTTCATTTTCAACTCATCGGGCGAAACAAAGAAGATTTGCACATCTTTGAATTTCGTCAGCATATAACTTAAAGAGCGTACCGTGCGTCCGTGTAACAAATCACCTACCATGGCTATTTTAATGCCGTCAATTCGACCAAGCTCCTTGCGAATACTATAACAATCCAGCAACGCTTGAGTTACGTGTTGACCTGGGCCATCACCAGCATTAATAAAATGTTTATAACCATGAATCGCCGATGAATCCTCGTCGCAAATACGAGCAGCTATTTCTGCCGAGCCTTCAACCTTGTGACGCATGATAATAGCATCACAGTAATTATTTAGTGTTCTAACGGTGTCAACTAGATTCTCGCCCTTAGCTACCGAGGAAAACTTGGCGTTAGAGGTTGATAAAATCTGGCCACCCAACAATTTGATTGCTGCCTGAAAAGAAAGTCGCGTCCTCGTTGACTCTTCATAAAAAAAGACGGCAATGATTTTATCCTGAAGCCTTTTACAGCCCCGCATTGCTTCGACAATCGGCATGTAATCAGCAATTAGAAATAGTTCTTCCAGCATTTCTCGGGAAAATTGCTGTGACTTAACAACGTGCATCAGACTATCCAGATGGGACGGTGTTTTGGTATTTTTATCCATTACTTTCTCCATATTAAATTATGAAATGAACAATTAAATTAACCAGATCTTACAATAATTCCCAAAGGTCGTCAAGGTTAAAAACAGCCTCAACACCGGGAGTTGCCAACTCCCGGTGTTGAATAATATAAATACACCTAAGAAAGGGGTAAAAATTAAAAAAAGCTTATTTTTTCGATGCTATAATTTTTTTAACTCCCGGCGTTGACGCTGTTGACTAAAAACGAATAAACTGCTACATTAAAGCATTATAAATTGATATTTAACAACAAAATAAATGGAGGATATGCCATGAGCAATCTACAAATCGTTCAGGTAACAACTGAGCAGGCTATTGAATTATTAAAAAAGACCGCTAAACTACCGCAAAAAATTGGCTTAGAACAAATTTTAGCTTTGGGGTTTACCCAAGACGTTGCTCTAAGTACACTGAAAGGATTACTAATGGTCGCACCCACTGATGATGCCAACTTAATATGGAATAAGCTCAAAGTGGAAATCACTTACAGCCTACTTCTCTGGACCGGGGAAAAGATAGACTGCGATCTGGTGGAACGTTTTCAAATACCACCCTATGCACTAGTTAAAGCTTTTTTCTTTCATCGTCAACTGGGGTATGTCAATCGCAATGACTATAATATCCAACTGGCAAAAATTACTGACGAAGATAGTGAACAATTTGCCGAAATATTAAATAGTCTGCCAGTACCACTGGCCGTCGAAATGATCGAACAGATGACTTTACCAACCATATTGACTTTGGTTAATTGCGAGGTAACAAACTACAAAGAAAATTATGGCGTCAAAGAATTTGAAATAGCCATTCGCGAAGGCTTAGACTTTATTGGCCCCTTGCATATACTCAACTGGTTACAAAAAAATTGTCCCAGTCGCTATGACGAAGTGATTGATTTTGTTAAAGAAGGTTCCAAAAAAAGACAAGACTATGCTGAACGAGCTCAAGAATATGATGAGTATCGCCGACGTAACAAACAGGCGAGAAATATAATTACTGACGAAAATCCTGAAGATTATATTGAAGAGCTTCTTCAAGAGGGTATTGAAAATAGTACTATTCCGGATTTTATAGATAACGAAACCGAAGATACTGAAAAAATTACTAATGACGAAGACAACAACCAAGAAGAGGGATCAAACGACTTTGTGGAAGAATCAGATGAATTAACTGATATTCCTTTCACCGAAAGCGATACAGAAACGGAGGAAGACGAAAATGAATAACACCATAGCTATCTATCGACGCGAAAGTATAACTCTTTTTCACCAAGAAGATCTGTCACAATATTCACTGGAAGAAAAGCTATTCCTTTCTTCCCTGGCTCAAGCCTTTATCCGAGAATACAAAC from Candidatus Komeilibacteria bacterium CG_4_10_14_0_2_um_filter_37_10 carries:
- the ruvA gene encoding Holliday junction branch migration protein RuvA, with the protein product MIAYLKGKIINKNDRSIILENNNIGYQIFLTETVLQSCEIGQEREFYIYQCVREDVLDLYGMSTLTELDFYHSLLSVSGVGPKSALAVLAVAKVEELKKAIWQGDPTLLRRVSGIGQKTAERIVVELKNKIDFIAQPASGLADEANDSEIIDALESLGYSLNVIRNAMRQVSSEPMASQQKVKEVLRIINHK
- a CDS encoding aspartate carbamoyltransferase, whose amino-acid sequence is MDKNTKTPSHLDSLMHVVKSQQFSREMLEELFLIADYMPIVEAMRGCKRLQDKIIAVFFYEESTRTRLSFQAAIKLLGGQILSTSNAKFSSVAKGENLVDTVRTLNNYCDAIIMRHKVEGSAEIAARICDEDSSAIHGYKHFINAGDGPGQHVTQALLDCYSIRKELGRIDGIKIAMVGDLLHGRTVRSLSYMLTKFKDVQIFFVSPDELKMKDDVIQYLTEQQVPFISCACLEDVISNVDVLYMTRIQQERFTDPDLYELMKDSYVLDSRLMKLFSPKGIVLHPLPRVDEIKEEVDIDPRAAYFRQEKNGLFIRMALLLAVFDKHRGLLSAIRNGKNNH